In the Xiamenia xianingshaonis genome, one interval contains:
- the dut gene encoding dUTP diphosphatase, protein MNEVRLNVQRLNDALPMPRYAYPGDAGLDLRSSIAATIEPGGRLCVPTGIAVAIPAGYAGFVLPRSGLAKNHGIGVVNAPGLIDSNYRGEVCVILHNSDTNESFTIEVGDRIAQLVVLAVPTVELVEVDRLDETQRNAGGFGSSGLRDL, encoded by the coding sequence ATGAATGAAGTACGCCTGAACGTGCAGCGTCTGAACGACGCGCTGCCGATGCCGCGCTATGCCTATCCGGGGGACGCGGGCCTTGACCTGCGCTCATCCATCGCGGCAACCATTGAGCCTGGTGGGCGCCTGTGCGTGCCGACCGGGATTGCCGTCGCCATTCCCGCTGGATATGCGGGGTTCGTTCTGCCCAGAAGCGGGCTTGCGAAAAACCACGGCATCGGCGTCGTCAATGCGCCCGGCTTGATCGACAGCAATTATCGTGGCGAGGTATGCGTGATTCTCCATAATTCCGACACAAATGAGTCGTTTACTATCGAAGTCGGAGACCGCATCGCGCAGCTTGTCGTGCTTGCCGTGCCGACGGTTGAGCTTGTCGAGGTCGACCGTTTGGATGAAACGCAACGAAACGCCGGCGGCTTTGGCAGTTCCGGTCTCCGTGACCTATAG